From the genome of Thauera chlorobenzoica:
AGGTTTTCCTGAGAGGGCAGAAGCCGGAAAAGGGCGGTAACACAGTGCTCCGCCAGGAAGCCCCACCGCCCCCTCCGGTGGGCGCCCGATCCGGCGTACGGCACTTGCCACCGGTGCCGGAAATCCGATTCACCATCTTCTGGAGTGATTCCACTCATGAGCAATTACAGCGCGCCTCTCCGTGACATGCGGTTCGTGATGCGCGAACTCGCCGGCCTCGACGAGATCACCCGGCTACCGGGCAACGAGGACGTCACTCCCGACCTGGTCGATGCCATCCTCGAGGAGGCCGACAAGTTCGCCGCCGGCGTTCTCGCGCCGTTGAACCGCAGCGGTGACCAGCATGGCGCCAGATGGCACGACGGTGAAGTGACCACTGCGCCGGGCTGGAAGGAGGCCTACCGCCAGTTCGCCGAGTCGGGCTGGACCGCCGTGGCCTGCGATCCACAGCATGGCGGGCAGGGCTTGCCGAAGCTGGTGTCGACCGCGGTTATGGAAATGTGGAAGTCGGCCAACATGGCCTTCTCGCTGTGCCCGATGCTGACCACGGGCGCGATCGAAGCCCTGATGCTGCGCGGCTCCGACGCGCAGAAGGCGATGTATCTGCCGAAGATGGTGTCGGGTGAATGGACCGGCACGATGAACCTGACCGAACCCCAGGCGGGCTCCGACCTGGCCGCGGTCCGTACCCGCGCCGAGCCGCAGGCCGATGGCAGCTACCGGCTTTTCGGGCAGAAGATCTTCATCACCTACGGTGAGCATGATCTCACCGACAATATCGTCCATCTCGTACTCGCCCGCCTGCTGGGCGCTCCCGAAGGGGTGAAGGGGATCTCCCTGTTCGTCGTGCCGAAGTACCTGGTCGATGCCGGCGGCAATCTGGGTGCGCGCAACGATGTGCGCTGCGTGTCGATCGAACACAAGCTCGGGATCCACGCCAGCCCGACCTGCGTGCTCGCCTTCGGCGATCAGGGCGGTGCGATCGGCACCCTGGTGGGCGAACCGAACCGCGGTCTCGAGTACATGTTCATCATGATGAACGAGGCCCGCTTCGCGGTCGGCATGGAAGGCCTGGCCCTGTCCGAGCGCGCTTATCAGCATGCCTTGCAGTATGCGCGGGAGCGCGTCCAGGGTACCGAGGCCGGAGTGCGTGGCGGCCCCAAGGTCAGCATCATCCGCCACCCCGACGTGCGCCGGATGCTGATGTCGATGAAAAGCCAGACCGAGGCGATGCGCGCACTGGCCTACGTCGTCGCCGCCGAGACCGACAAGGCGCACCACCACGTCGATGCCCAGGAGCGTGCGTGCAGCCAGGCGTTCGTCGATCTGATGATTCCGGTGGTGAAAGGCTGGCTGACGGAAAACGCGTTCGAGATCGCCTCGACCGGCGTCCAGGTGCACGGCGGCATGGGCTTCATCGAGGAGACCGGCGCGGCGCAGCATCTGCGCGACGCCCGCATCACCTCGATTTACGAGGGCACGACGGCGATCCAGGCCAACGATCTGATCGGGCGCAAGATCGCCCGTGACGGTGGCGCGGCCATCGGTGCCGTGATGCAGCGGATGCGTGCGGTCGAAGCCGAGCTTGCTGCGGTCGGCGACGAATCCTTCGCCGCCATCCGCCGTGCGCTGGGCAGCGGGATCGCTGCGCTCGAGGAAGGTGTGGCCTACCTCCTCGCCACCTACGACCAGGACATCAAGGCCGCCTCGGTCGGGGCCGTTCCCTTCCTCCGGCTGCTCGGCATCGTCGCCGGTGGCTGGCAACTGGCCCGCGCCGCGCTGGCGGCCCGGCGCAGGCTCGAAGCCGGCGAGGGCGAGGCGGATTTTTACCGGGCGAAGATCGTCAGCGCGTGCTTCTATGCCGACCACGTCATGGCACAGGCGCCCGGCCTGGCCTACACGGTGGCGAAAGGGGCGGCGGGCGCGCTCGCCCTCGACGAAACGCAGTTCTGAAGCGCCGCACCGGCGGGTGACGATTGCCGCTTCCGCCGCCGTCGAGCCGAACCCCGCGTTGTCCGCGCCGCCGGTCCTGCGGCCGGTAGTGGCCGATTGCCTGCACGGAAAAAAACGGCGCCGGACCCGATGCGGGGCCCCGGCGCCGATCCTTCCCGCCGTGGCGGGAGAGGCGCGGTCGGGCTTATTCGACCTTGGCCTTCTCGCGCAGCGACTGGATGTGCTTTTCCACTTTCTGCTGCTGCAGGCGTTGCTGCAGTTGCGGCTTGACTTCGTCGAGCGGGGGCGGCTGCACGTCGCGCATATCGTCGAGCTGGATGACGTGGTAGCCGAAGTCGCTCTTCACCGGAGTGGCGGTGTATTTGCCTTTTTCCAGCTTCACCATGGCATCGGAGAAGGGCTTCACGAACATGCCCGGGTTGCTCCAGCCCAGTTCCCCGCCGCGATCCTTGGAGCCGGGATCGAGCGACTCCTTGGCGACTTCTTCGAACGGCGTGCCGTTCTGCAGGCGGGCGATGATCGCCTTGGCCGCGGTTTCGGTTTCGACCAGGACGTGGCGCGGCTTGTATTCCTTGCTGCCCAGGCGCGCCTTGATGGTTTCGTACTCGGCCTTCAGCTCGGCGTCGGAGACCGGGTTGGCGCGCACATACTCCTGCAGATAGGCGCGGATCAGGATCGCCTGGCGGGCCATGTCCATCTGGGCCTGGACTTCGGCCTTCTTGTCCAGCCCCTTGCCGGTCGCGGCCTGGCCCAGGATTTCACGGCGGATCAGCTCTTCGCGGACCGCTTCGTTCAGCTCCGCGCTGTCCGGCGTGCCCTGGGCGCGCTGCTCGGCGAGCATGGTTTCGGCGCGCGAGGCCGGAATGGCGACGCCATTGACCTTCGCCACCGGATCGGCTGCGAGCGCAGGCCAGGCGAGAAAACCGGCAAGCAGGGTGACGGCGAGACGGCTCGGAAACAGTTTCATCGAGTATTCCTCAGGGGGTAGATTGCTTTGCGGCCTCGGTGGCCGAAAAGGCGCGAATGGCCAGGGCGTGGATGTCTTTTTTCATCATCCCGCCCAGTGCCTGGTAAATCATGCGGTGACGGGCCACCGTGCCGTGCCCTTCGAATGCGGCGGACACCAGGGTCAGGCGGTAGTGCCCGCCACCGTCGCGGGCGCCGGCATGGCCGGCATGCAGTGCGCTGTCGTCGCCGACCTCGATCAGCTCGACCGGAAAGGCGGAGCAGAGCGTCGCGCGGATGCGTTCGGCCACTTCGGCGCTCACGGCAGGACCTTCCTGAATGGACGGACAGAGGTGCGAGCGAACACGCCTTGCCTGGCGTAAGGGTCTTCGGCGAGCCAGTGTTCGGCGCTGGCGAGCGAATCGAATTCGGCGACGACCAGGCTGCCGGCAAAACCGGCCGGGCCGGGGTCGGGGGAGTCGATCGCCGGCATCGGTCCGGCCAGCAGCAGGCGGCCTTCGTCGCGCAGCGCCTCGAGGCGGGCGAGGTGCTCGGCACGTACCGCGAGGCGGGTTTCCAGCGTCCCCGGCGCGTCCTCGCCGATCAGGGCGTAAAACATCAATGGCTCTCCTCTTCGAGATGGCGGGACAGGTAGAACCCCTGGCCCAGCACGAATGCCAGCATCAGGCCGATGCCGCCGAACAGTTTGAAATCGACCCAGGTTTCTTCGCTGAAGTTGTAGGCCACGTACAGGTTGAGCAGGCCCATGGCGATGAAGAAGCCCGCCCATGCCAGGTTCAGCCGCCCCCATACCGGATCGGGAAGGCGGATCTGCGCCTCGAGCATGTTGCGGATCAGGTTGCGGTGCAGCAGGGCGGCCGAGCCGAGCAGCACACTGCCGAACAGCCAGTACAGCGCGGTCGGCTTCCACTTGATGAAGGTGGGGTTGTGGAAGAACAGGGTGGCGCCGCCGAACACGGTGATGATCGCCAGGCTCACCCACAGCATGGTGTCGACCCTGCGGTGGCGCAACCAGACCAGCACGATCTGCAGCGCGGTTGCGGCGATGGCGACGGCGGTGGCGATCAGGATCGGCGCCTGGGTGACGGTGATCCCGTCGCCGAGCCAGCCGCTGAGCAGCGCATGCGCAGCTTCCGGGTGGGCCCCGCCGAGCTTGTACGCGGCGAAGAAGAGGATGACCGGCAGAAGGTCGAAGAGGAATTTCATGTGGCGGGATTATAGCGGGTGTCGGTTCCGGCGGCGTCCGGCAGATTGAGGATGGCGCGCAAGCCGCCGCCCGGGCGCGGCAGGAGATCGAGCCGGCCGTGGTGGGCACGCATCACCCGGTCCACGATGGCCAGGCCGAGCCCCGCGCCCTTGGTGTTGCTGCGTGCCGCTTCGAGCCGGGTAAAGGGGTGGCGCATGCGTTCGACCTGGTCTTCGGGAATGCCCGGACCGCGGTCGGCGACCTCGATGCAGGCGAAGCCCTCATGTTTGCCGATATCGACGTCGAGCGGGCCGTCGTCGCCCGCGTAGCGCAGCGCGTTGTCGATCAGGTTGGCGAGGGCGCGGCGCAGCGGCAGCACGTGGGCAGCCACTTCGAGGCGGCCCGCGCCGAGGATGCGGATGTCGATTCCGCGCAGGCGGTAGGGTTCGGTGACCTCATGCACAAGCCGCACCAGGTCGACCCGCTGCAGTGCCTGCTGCGGCTCGCCCCGGCCGAAATCGAGGAACTGGCCGATGATCCGGTCCATCTCCTCGATGTCGGCGACCATCGCCGAGACTTCGCTCGCCGGCGCGCCGGACATCTCGATGCCCAGGCGCAGGCGGGCGAGCGGCGTGCGCAGGTCGTGGGATACCCCGGCCAGGATCAGCGCGCGGTCGGCGTCGTTGCGTGCGAGGTCCCCCGTCATGCGGTTGAAGGCACGGGCGACGACGGCGATCTCCTGGGCTCCGGACTCCTCGATCAGCGGCGGTGTGCGTCCGCTGCCGATCATGTTGGCGGCGCGCGCGAGCTGGCGCAGCGGGGCGCTGACCCGCGACACGATCAGGTAGGCGCCGAACAGCGCCGCCACCAGCGCGCCGCCCGCCCAGCCCAGCCAGCCGAAGGTATCGGGGTTGTCGATGCGTTCGGGCGGCAGCATCACCCAGTATTCGTCTTCCTCGTCTTCGGGGTGAAGGCGGAAGCTGACCCAGAAGCCTTCGAGCGTCTTCCACTTCGATGCGAAGCGGGTGTGCCCGCCGAGCTGGCGGCGGACGTCGGCCATCAGCAGGCGCAGGGGGCGGGTGTCGTCGAGCGCGACCAGTTCGTCGCTGGCCTCGGCGGGATAGATGCGGATGCCCTCGAGCGCGGCGAGTTCGATCAGCAGGTCGGTCCGGCGTTCGATGTCGGCGTTGATCAGCGCGGTACGGGTGAGGTTGACCACCGAGACCACCATCTGCGCCACATCCCGCGCCCGCGCCGGCTCCTGCATGTAGCGGAAGATCTGCGACCACGCCCCGAGGGCCAGGGTCAGCAACAGCGCGACCAGCAGGAAGGTCTGCCACAGCAGCGTGCCGGGCAGCACGCGCGCGAGCAGGCGGCCCGGCGCGGGCAGGCGGGAAAGGGTCTGACCCCCGGGCATCGGAGCTTCAGTCGCCGGTCGCCACCGGCTCCTGGCCACCGTTCGCCGCACGCGGGTCTTCAGGCACGAATACGTAGCCGAAGCCCCATACGGTCTGGATGTAGCGCGGCTTGGCGGGGTCGTCTTCCACCAGCTTGCGCAGGCGCGAGACCTGGACGTCGATGGCGCGATCGAACACGCCGTATTCGCGCCCGCGCGCCAGTTCCATCAACTTGTCGCGCGACAGCGGCTGGCGTGGATGGGTGAGCAGCACCTTGAGCAGGGAAAACTCCCCTGTGGTGAGCTGGATTTCTTCCCCGCCGCGGGTCAGGGTGCGCGTACCCAGGTTCACCGCCACCTGGCCGAAGCTGACGATCTCGTCCTCGGGCGTCGGTGCCCCGGGCAGGGTCTGCGGCTGGCGCCGCATCACCGCCTGGATGCGGGCGACGAGTTCGCGCGGATTGAACGGCTTGGCGATGTAGTCGTCCGCTCCCATCTCGAGCCCGACAATGCGGTCGACGTCGTCGCCCTTGGCGGTGAGCATGATGATCGGGATGGGATTGTCCGCCGCCCGCAACCTGCGGCAGATGGTCAGTCCGTCTTCGCCCGGCAGCATCAGATCGAGCACGATCAGGTCGAAATGTTCGCGGTGCAGGGCGCGATCCATCAGCGGCGCTTCGCCAACCGCCTTGACGCTGAACCCTTGTTCCTGAAGGTAGCGCGACAGCAGTTCGCGCAGGCGTGCGTCGTCATCGACGACGAGGATCCGATAGCGTGTTTTCTGATTCATGGCGAGAATCCTACCCTTGCTCCCGCAGCCTTTCCAGCGCTCCGCAGCAAACACGATGCGGGTCGTGGGTAACGCTTCGTAAGAGCGCCGGCCGGAAGCAATATCGACTTACAAAGCGGACTTCCACGGGCCCTCGGGGACTACCCACGAAATCCGTATTGCCGTATGTTCGGGAACAACTTCGGAGGTCTCCCGCGCCCCGTGTCCTTTCCACCAGCGTTCTTTCCACCTTGTCCGGCCTGATCCAGCGCCTTGTGCGTTCCCTCTTCTGAAGTTTCCCTTGCCGCCATGTCTGCCCCTGCCGCCTCCGCCCGCTCGCCTTCCGTGCCCCTCCTGGGAGGGATGCTCGCCGCAGTGTTCGCCACCTTCGTCGCGATCGCGCCGGCACACGCTGAGCCATCGGGGCGGGAGAGCCCGCACGCGGAGATCGAAACCTCGGCCCACCCGTCGCGGGCCGGCGATTTGCGCCATGTGCTGAATTCGGGCAGGGAGATCGAAGCGGCACCGCGGAGCCGGCGCCCGAGCAAGGACGAGCGCGAAGCGCTGCATCGCGATCTGCGCAGCGCCATGCAGGACGTTTACGGTGAACCGCCGCGCGCACGCGGCCGGCGCTGAACGGGCTGCGAATCCACGCCGAGCCGGTAGAATACCGGCACCATGAAAGTACTCGCGATCGAAACCGCCTGCGAACAGGGCAGCGTAGCCCTGCTCTACGAGGGCGAACTGCTGTCGCGCCGCATCGAAGGGGCGAAAAACCATTCCGCAGCGGTGCTGCGCGATATCCGCGAACTGCTGGGCGAGGCCGGCCTGGTGCCGGCGCAGCTCGACGCGGTTGCCTTCGGCGCCGGGCCGGGCGCGTTTACCGGCCTGCGCCTGGCTTGCGGCGTGGCCCAGGGGCTTGCGCTGGGGGCTGGTCTGGGGGTCGCAGCCATCTGCAGCCTGCAGGCGCTTGCGCTGCAGATCGAGGCGGCGCGCGTGTTCGTCGCCACCGACGCCCGCATGGGCGAGGTCTATCACGCAGCCTTTGTGCGCGACGCCGAAAACGAGCCCCAAGCGGTGACCGGGATCCGCTGCTGCGCCCCCGGGGAGGTCGTGCTCCCCCCCGGGCGCTGGAATGCGGCCGGATCGGCATTCGCGGCATGGCCGGAAGCCTTGCGCCAGCGTTTTGACGACCGCCTCGATACCTGTCTGCCATTGCTGCTGCCCGATGCCGCCGAAGTGGCCCGCCTCGCCGTGCGCAGGGTGGAGCAAGGCGCCTTGCTCGCCCCCGAACATGCTGCGCCCCTTTATGTGCGCGACAAGGTCGCCCTGACCACCGCCGAACGGCTCGCCCGCGGAGGCCGCGCCTGATGACGCTGTCGCAGGCGGTGTTGCGGCCGATGCGGGGCGAGGATCTCGACTGGGTCTGCGCGCGCGAAACCGAGCTCCACGCCTTCCCGTGGACGCGGGGCAATTTCAACGATTCGCTGGCGGCCGGCCACGAGCTGTGGGTCTGGGGGGCGGAGCATGGCCCGGATCCGGCGCCGCTCGGTTATGCAGTGGTGCGGCGCGCGGCCGACGAAGCCGAGTTGCTCGACATCGGCGTGGCGCATCACGCCCAGGGCCGGGGAGTGGGGCGCGCGCTGCTCGCACGTCTGATCGATCATGCGCGCGAACATGGCGCGACCCAGTTCTTTCTCGAGGTGCGGCCGTCGAATGCCGCCGCGCTCGCCCTCTACCGCAGCGCCGGCTTCGAGGCGGTTGGCCGCCGGCGCGGCTATTACCCTGCCGCTCAAGGGCGCGAGGACGCCCTGGTGATGAGGCTGGCACTGTGATCGCCGGGCGGGCGCCTTCGCGCCGTGCCGCGGTGCTGCGCGAGATGGGGCTGGGGCCGCTGTGGCGGCTGCGCACGCACGGCACGCCGCGGCCTGAAGAGGGTGCAGGCGAGGGGATGGACGCGAGAACTGGGGAGAGGACCGGCGACAGGGCAGGTGAAGCCTTCCCCGACGCGGCGGCGCTGGTGGCGGAGGCGACTCATGCGCTCGCGGCGGGGGCGTCCACGCCGCAGCCCGGCACCGCTTCGTCCGCAACCCTCGCCCCAGTCCTGCCCCCGCAACAGCATGCTCCGCAGCGCCGGAGGGCGCCGGCCGTGGCCGGCGAAGCCTCTCCCCACGCCGACTCCACGCGCAATGCGCGCATCGCCACGCTGGGGTGGGACGCGCTCGAAGAGGACATCCGCCAGTGCCGTGCCTGCGTGCTGTGCGAACGGCGCCGGCAGGCCGTGCCCGGCGTCGGTGATCGACAGGCGCGCTGGATGCTGGTCGGGGAGGGGCCAGGGGCCGAAGAGGACCAGCGCGGCGAACCTTTCGTCGGCCAGGCCGGTCGCCTGCTCGACAACATGCTGGCGGCGCTCGGCCTGCGGCGGGGAGAGGATGTCTATATCGGTAATGCGGTGAAGTGCCGCCCGCCGCACAACCGCACCCCGGAGGGCGCCGAACTGGCCGCCTGCCGGCCTTACCTGGAGCGCCAGATCGCCCTGGTCCAGCCACGCCTCCTGGTGGCGCTCGGGCGCCCGGCGGCGCAGGCCCTGCTCGATCGGGAAATCGCCATTTCGGCCGCGCGCGGCAAGCTCTTCGATCATGCCGGCGTGCCGGTGGTGGTCACCTATCACCCCGCCTACCTGCTGCGCAACCCGCGCGACAAGGCCAAGGCCTGGGAAGACCTGTGCTTCGCGCGCCGGTTCATGGCGGGTACGGCGGCGAACGGCTGATTCGCGGCGGCGGGGTCTCTTTCTGCCGGCTTCTCAAGAAAACACAGGGCCGCCCCAAGTTTTCTTGTCCCCCTCGGGGGGGTGGAAACGGCAAAGCCGTGTCCTGGGGGCGCTCAATGCGTGGAGTGTTCGTCGAGCAGGGCGACGTCGTCGAATTCGCGCTGGTTGGCTTCGTGGCGACGCTTGATCGCCAGCATCGTACCGGCCACGAAGAGGCCGAACAGACCGATGACGATGTCGATCGACAGGCCGGCCATGAGCAGCAGCGCGTAGGTGCCGGTCATCACCAGGATGGACAGGTTCTCGTTGAAGTTCTGCACCGCGATCGAATGGCCCGCCCCCATCAGGATGTGGCCGCGATGCTGCAGCAAGGCGTTCATCGGCACCACGAAGAAACCCGCCAGTCCGCCGACCAGTACCATCAGCGCCATCGCCATCCACGCTTCGGTGATGCCCACCATCGCGATCACGCCCACGCCCATCGCGATGCCGAGCGGGATCACCCGCACCGCGCGGCGCAGCGAGATGTAGCGCGCCGCGAGCACCGAGCCGGCGGCGACGCCCAGCGCGACCACCCCCTGCAGCATCGACGCCTGCGACAGGTTCATCCCCAGGCTGTGCTCCGCCCACTTGATCACGATGAACTGGAGCGTGGCGCCCGCCCCCCAGAACAGGGTGGTCACCGCCAGCGAGATCTGGCCGAGCTTGTCGCGCCACAGCAGGCGCAGACAGTGGTTGAAGTCGTGGATCAGGTACAGCGGGTTGCTCTTGAGCGGCTTGTGATCGACCCCGGTGTCGGGGATGTAGGCATTGAAGGCCGCGGCGATCAGATACAACGTGCCGATGACCAGCACGGCTGCTTCGA
Proteins encoded in this window:
- the rimI gene encoding ribosomal protein S18-alanine N-acetyltransferase — translated: MTLSQAVLRPMRGEDLDWVCARETELHAFPWTRGNFNDSLAAGHELWVWGAEHGPDPAPLGYAVVRRAADEAELLDIGVAHHAQGRGVGRALLARLIDHAREHGATQFFLEVRPSNAAALALYRSAGFEAVGRRRGYYPAAQGREDALVMRLAL
- a CDS encoding septation protein A, giving the protein MKFLFDLLPVILFFAAYKLGGAHPEAAHALLSGWLGDGITVTQAPILIATAVAIAATALQIVLVWLRHRRVDTMLWVSLAIITVFGGATLFFHNPTFIKWKPTALYWLFGSVLLGSAALLHRNLIRNMLEAQIRLPDPVWGRLNLAWAGFFIAMGLLNLYVAYNFSEETWVDFKLFGGIGLMLAFVLGQGFYLSRHLEEESH
- a CDS encoding uracil-DNA glycosylase, with the translated sequence MIAGRAPSRRAAVLREMGLGPLWRLRTHGTPRPEEGAGEGMDARTGERTGDRAGEAFPDAAALVAEATHALAAGASTPQPGTASSATLAPVLPPQQHAPQRRRAPAVAGEASPHADSTRNARIATLGWDALEEDIRQCRACVLCERRRQAVPGVGDRQARWMLVGEGPGAEEDQRGEPFVGQAGRLLDNMLAALGLRRGEDVYIGNAVKCRPPHNRTPEGAELAACRPYLERQIALVQPRLLVALGRPAAQALLDREIAISAARGKLFDHAGVPVVVTYHPAYLLRNPRDKAKAWEDLCFARRFMAGTAANG
- the tsaB gene encoding tRNA (adenosine(37)-N6)-threonylcarbamoyltransferase complex dimerization subunit type 1 TsaB, translated to MKVLAIETACEQGSVALLYEGELLSRRIEGAKNHSAAVLRDIRELLGEAGLVPAQLDAVAFGAGPGAFTGLRLACGVAQGLALGAGLGVAAICSLQALALQIEAARVFVATDARMGEVYHAAFVRDAENEPQAVTGIRCCAPGEVVLPPGRWNAAGSAFAAWPEALRQRFDDRLDTCLPLLLPDAAEVARLAVRRVEQGALLAPEHAAPLYVRDKVALTTAERLARGGRA
- the ompR gene encoding osmolarity response regulator transcription factor OmpR, with translation MNQKTRYRILVVDDDARLRELLSRYLQEQGFSVKAVGEAPLMDRALHREHFDLIVLDLMLPGEDGLTICRRLRAADNPIPIIMLTAKGDDVDRIVGLEMGADDYIAKPFNPRELVARIQAVMRRQPQTLPGAPTPEDEIVSFGQVAVNLGTRTLTRGGEEIQLTTGEFSLLKVLLTHPRQPLSRDKLMELARGREYGVFDRAIDVQVSRLRKLVEDDPAKPRYIQTVWGFGYVFVPEDPRAANGGQEPVATGD
- a CDS encoding ATP-binding protein, encoding MPGGQTLSRLPAPGRLLARVLPGTLLWQTFLLVALLLTLALGAWSQIFRYMQEPARARDVAQMVVSVVNLTRTALINADIERRTDLLIELAALEGIRIYPAEASDELVALDDTRPLRLLMADVRRQLGGHTRFASKWKTLEGFWVSFRLHPEDEEDEYWVMLPPERIDNPDTFGWLGWAGGALVAALFGAYLIVSRVSAPLRQLARAANMIGSGRTPPLIEESGAQEIAVVARAFNRMTGDLARNDADRALILAGVSHDLRTPLARLRLGIEMSGAPASEVSAMVADIEEMDRIIGQFLDFGRGEPQQALQRVDLVRLVHEVTEPYRLRGIDIRILGAGRLEVAAHVLPLRRALANLIDNALRYAGDDGPLDVDIGKHEGFACIEVADRGPGIPEDQVERMRHPFTRLEAARSNTKGAGLGLAIVDRVMRAHHGRLDLLPRPGGGLRAILNLPDAAGTDTRYNPAT
- a CDS encoding acyl-CoA dehydrogenase — encoded protein: MSNYSAPLRDMRFVMRELAGLDEITRLPGNEDVTPDLVDAILEEADKFAAGVLAPLNRSGDQHGARWHDGEVTTAPGWKEAYRQFAESGWTAVACDPQHGGQGLPKLVSTAVMEMWKSANMAFSLCPMLTTGAIEALMLRGSDAQKAMYLPKMVSGEWTGTMNLTEPQAGSDLAAVRTRAEPQADGSYRLFGQKIFITYGEHDLTDNIVHLVLARLLGAPEGVKGISLFVVPKYLVDAGGNLGARNDVRCVSIEHKLGIHASPTCVLAFGDQGGAIGTLVGEPNRGLEYMFIMMNEARFAVGMEGLALSERAYQHALQYARERVQGTEAGVRGGPKVSIIRHPDVRRMLMSMKSQTEAMRALAYVVAAETDKAHHHVDAQERACSQAFVDLMIPVVKGWLTENAFEIASTGVQVHGGMGFIEETGAAQHLRDARITSIYEGTTAIQANDLIGRKIARDGGAAIGAVMQRMRAVEAELAAVGDESFAAIRRALGSGIAALEEGVAYLLATYDQDIKAASVGAVPFLRLLGIVAGGWQLARAALAARRRLEAGEGEADFYRAKIVSACFYADHVMAQAPGLAYTVAKGAAGALALDETQF
- a CDS encoding YciI family protein, with product MFYALIGEDAPGTLETRLAVRAEHLARLEALRDEGRLLLAGPMPAIDSPDPGPAGFAGSLVVAEFDSLASAEHWLAEDPYARQGVFARTSVRPFRKVLP
- a CDS encoding BolA family protein, encoding MSAEVAERIRATLCSAFPVELIEVGDDSALHAGHAGARDGGGHYRLTLVSAAFEGHGTVARHRMIYQALGGMMKKDIHALAIRAFSATEAAKQSTP
- a CDS encoding peptidylprolyl isomerase, which encodes MKLFPSRLAVTLLAGFLAWPALAADPVAKVNGVAIPASRAETMLAEQRAQGTPDSAELNEAVREELIRREILGQAATGKGLDKKAEVQAQMDMARQAILIRAYLQEYVRANPVSDAELKAEYETIKARLGSKEYKPRHVLVETETAAKAIIARLQNGTPFEEVAKESLDPGSKDRGGELGWSNPGMFVKPFSDAMVKLEKGKYTATPVKSDFGYHVIQLDDMRDVQPPPLDEVKPQLQQRLQQQKVEKHIQSLREKAKVE
- the lplT gene encoding lysophospholipid transporter LplT codes for the protein MPLGFYIIMAAQFFSALADNALLIVAIALLRDMAAPSEYEPLLKLFFTLSYVGLAAFVGAFADSMPKWRVMLISNTIKIGGCLMLFLGTHPLFAYAVIGLGAAAYSPAKYGILTEYLPHRLLVLANGWIEGLTVAAIIIGTMMGGAMIRNDVGDALMALELPLADTAFEAAVLVIGTLYLIAAAFNAYIPDTGVDHKPLKSNPLYLIHDFNHCLRLLWRDKLGQISLAVTTLFWGAGATLQFIVIKWAEHSLGMNLSQASMLQGVVALGVAAGSVLAARYISLRRAVRVIPLGIAMGVGVIAMVGITEAWMAMALMVLVGGLAGFFVVPMNALLQHRGHILMGAGHSIAVQNFNENLSILVMTGTYALLLMAGLSIDIVIGLFGLFVAGTMLAIKRRHEANQREFDDVALLDEHSTH